The Oncorhynchus clarkii lewisi isolate Uvic-CL-2024 chromosome 29, UVic_Ocla_1.0, whole genome shotgun sequence genome contains a region encoding:
- the LOC139388310 gene encoding protein phosphatase Slingshot homolog 2b isoform X2, translating to MALVTVQRSPTPSTSSSPCVSESGSGEDDRRSQPRSISESFLTVKGAALFLPRGNGSSPTSASRFAQLRSKHAGDLQQHLQTMFTLLRPEDNIKLAVRLESTVYQGTRYMVVVSTNGRQDTEESLVLGMDFSPADSSCSVGLVLPLWSDSLIHLDGDGGFSVSTDNRIHVFKPVSVQAMWSALQSLHKACEVARCHNYFPGSLFLTWVSYYQSRVSSDQSRINEWNAMQDVQSHRADSPVMFSDVPTERERTERLIKTRLREIMMHKDLENVTCKEIRTELEVHMVCNLCEFKEYIDKEMILILGQMDSPTEIFDHVYLGSEWNASNLEELQNSGVQYILNVTREIDNFFPGVFEYHNIRVYDEEATDLLAYWNDTYKFISRARKAGAKCLVHCKMGVSRSASTVIAYAMKEYGWDLERAFNYVKERRAVTKPNPSFMRQLEEYQGILLASKQRHNKLWRSHSDSDLSEHHEPLCKTVQHPHTLGRSDPRNQGNSPAAPSLQELLQPLGSPSNTGQVVRSISECGTPSSAGKVVQSSSQPNATATQENNLDTNQETRTDALLTSTTGDQSLGTGDQSLGTGDQSLGTGDQSLGTGDQSLGTGDQNRSTAAATTASTGSQAHGESVCSQSPPLSNGLCDYEEDHSTPLPQPRAATVVPDISTVTMAETVPVRRPHPPPIQHHLVSPAALPTSSDEDETPKAKEPSTTLPKEKYCQLQVTPSVPESSSMTPETSTQTAGPQEPSTPVPDKKLDCDERLPGASLDSSASQQPSSIEVLIISQPSAPPQDPALEAEGSSALGTDHINFFSAREKFQGLTQDGRTRCLSDQALQQTPQPIPRDPGQEQQQQEDPSVGATGEGEEEEVEERKRESIVSVHLIVTELESMTHTVAPPSQPEPTASQDHEVGQSNQEVEGKDAESQQEVDVVKEEVKDEAEEMEAVSHSPPAPHSADWAMGSVRRVTQQLEQRMRQDSPSPPPLPPTHPHRRSPLFPHSREHSPPASHPFPETNSNPQNAPLCPQGSEVSIVQEKGRGCSPMEEDGGQEAWREGLHEDSVQMHKHNLDGSLASTLHPTPMTPQHSSPITPLHPTLNSALAPLSSVDFLCLEGVTEFESGTDWDSLPGRGPPGDDDMRETWETLRELGAFLRQVSGGGAKVPRCVGQVWGEGTQARQKRVRGGDRQRAREVEARIRQAGLTPPSLMKRSASLAKLGCLDLSANDLSNWDISPTSPATPAVELLLPSTEADESSRKLRVLFHNALCPSVSTSRQESLTNRAERPCESGDTPSEHLHSPTSNQGWQKEKHPDSGHALSLTSDLISVATRQQYGRTHPLRRLKKRTVSTLYHTM from the exons tatCAGTGAGAGCTTCCTGACAGTGAAAGGTGCCGCCCTCTTCCTGCCCCGGGGAAATGGCTCCTCCCCTACCTCTGCTTCCCGCTTCGCTCAGCTCCGCAGCAAACATGCAG GTGACCTCCAGCAGCACCTGCAGACCATGTTCACTCTCCTCCGACCAGAGGACAACATCAAACTG gctgtCCGGTTGGAGAGTACCGTGTACCAGGGGACTCGTTACATGGTGGTGGTCTCCACTAACGGCCGTCAGGACACCGAGGAGAGCTTGGTGCTGGGTATGGACTTCAGTCCtgcagacag CTCGTGCTCGGTGGGGCTGGTTCTCCCTCTATGGAGCGACTCACTGATACACCTGGATGGAGACGG gGGTTTCAGTGTGTCCACTGATAACAGGATCCATGTATTCAAGCCGGTGTCGGTGCAGGCCATGTG gtcTGCTCTGCAGTCGCTCCACAAGGCGTGTGAGGTGGCTCGTTGCCATAACTACTTCCCCGGGAGCCTGTTCCTGACCTGGGTCAGCTACTACCAGAGCCGGGTCTCCTCTGACCAATCACGCATCAACGAGTGGAACGCCATGCAGGACGTCCAATCACATCGTGCCGACTCTCCCGTGATGTTCTCTGACGT gccgacggagagagagaggacagagcggCTCATCAAGACTCGTCTGAGAGAGATCATGATGCATAAAGACCTTGAGAATGTCACCtgcaaagag ATCCGCACAGAGCTGGAGGTGCACATGGTGTGTAACCTGTGTGAGTTTAAGGAGTACATAGACAAGGAGATGATCCTGATCCTGGGTCAGATGGACAGTCCCACTGAGATATTTGACCATGTTTACCTG GGCTCTGAGTGGAACGCATCCAATCTGGAAGAGCTGCAGAACAGTGG tGTGCAGTATATTCTGAACGTGACGAGGGAGATTGACAACTTCTTCCCAGGTGTGTTTGAGTATCATAACATCCGTGTGTATGATGAGGAGGCTACAGACCTGCTGGCCTATTGGAACGACACCTACAAGTTCATCTCCAGAGCCAG GAAAGCAGGAGCTAAGTGTTTGGTTCACTGTAAGATGGGTGTGAGTCGCTCTGCGTCCACGGTGATAGCCTACGCTATGAAGGAGTACGGCTGGGACCTGGAGAGAGCATTCAACTACGTTAAGGAGCGACGTGCTGTCACCAAACCTAACCCCTCCTTCATGAGACAGCTAGAGGAGTACCAGGGCATACTGCTGGCCAG TAAGCAGAGACACAACAAGCTGTGGCGTTCCCACTCGGACAGTGACCTATCGGAGCACCATGAGCCACTATGTAAGACCGTCCAACACCCCCACACCCTGGGCCGCTCCGACCCTCGTAACCAGGGTAACAGCCCCGCCGCCCCCTCCCTGCAGGAGCTGCTGCAGCCGCTGGGATCCCCCTCCAACACGGGCCAGGTGGTGCGGTCCATCTCTGAGTGTGGGACCCCTTCTAGTGCAGGGAAGGTGGTACAGTCCAGTAGCCAGCCCAATGCTACTGCTACCCAGGAGAATAATCTGGACACTAACCAGGAGACTAGGACTGATGCTCTGTTGACCTCCACAACTGGGGACCAGTCATTGGGTACTGGGGACCAGTCATTGGGTACTGGGGACCAGTCATTGGGTACTGGGGACCAGTCATTGGGTACTGGGGACCAGTCATTGGGTACTGGGGACCAGAATCGTTCAACAGCAGCAGCTACTACTGCCTCCACTGGTTCCCAGGCCCATGGGGAGTCTGTGTGTTCCCAGTCACCCCCTCTCTCCAACGGCCTGTGTGATTATGAAGAGGAccactcaacccctctccctCAGCCGCGGGCGGCCACTGTGGTGCCTGACATTTCCACTGTCACCATGGCGGAGACCGTGCCGGTCAGGCGCCCTCATCCGCCCCCTATCCAACACCACCTTGTCTCCCCCGCCGCCCTTCCAACCTCCTCCGATGAAGACGAGACTCCGAAAGCCAAGGAGCCGTCCACCACCTTGCCTAAGGAAAAATACTGCCAGCTGCAGGTGACACCATCCGTGCCTGAGTCATCGTCGATGACCCCGGAAACAAGCACACAAACTGCAGGACCACAAGAGCCGTCCACACCAGTGCCTGACAAGAAACTAGACTGTGACGAGCGGTTACCTGGGGCATCATTGGATAGTTCAGCATCCCAACAACCCTCCAGTATTGAGGTACTCATCATTAGCCAGCCCAGTGCCCCCCCTCAGGACCCTGCTCTCGAGGCGGAGGGGTCCTCGGCTCTCGGGACAGACCACATCAACTTCTTCAGCGCCAGAGAGAAGTTCCAGGGCCTGACTCAGGATGGGAGGACCCGTTGCCTTTCTGATCAGGCACTGCAGCAGACACCTCAGCCCATACCCAGGGATCCAggacaggagcagcagcagcaggaggaccCCTCTGTTGGGGCgactggggagggagaggaggaggaggtcgaggagaggaagagg GAGAGCATTGTCTCTGTTCACCTCATAGTCACAGAACTGGAGTCCATGACGCACACTGTGGCCCCTCCCAGCCAACCAGAGCCTACTGCTTCCCAGGACCACGAAGTGGGTCAGTCAAACCAGGAAGTAGAGGGCAAAGATGCAGAGTCACAGCAGGAAGTGGACGTTGTCAAAGAGGAAGTGAAGGACGAAGCAGAAGAGATGGAAGcagtctcccactctcctcccgcCCCTCACTCTGCTGATTGGGCGATGGGCTCTGTGCGCCGCGTCACCCAACAGCTGGAGCAGCGAATGAGGCAGGACTCCCCttccccacctcccctcccccccacccacccccatcgtcgctcccctctcttccctcactcaAGAGAACACTCCCCTCCTGCCTCTCACCCCTTCCCAGAGACAAACTCCAACCCCCAGAATGCACCACTCTGCcctcaggggtcagaggtcagcatTGTGCAGGAAAAGGGTCGGGGCTGTAGTCCTATGGAGGAAGATGGAGGACAGGAGGCTTGGAGAGAAGGTTTACATGAAGACAGTGTCCAAATGCACAAACACAACCTTGATGGCAGCCTTGCATCTACCCTCCACCCTACCCCCATGACCCCTCAACACTCTTCCCCCATCACCCCTCTCCATCCTACCCTAAACTCCGCCCTCGCCCCCCTCTCTTCAGTGGATTTCCTGTGTCTGGAGGGGGTGACAGAGTTTGAGTCGGGCACAGACTGGGACAGTCTCCCGGGTCGAGGACCCCCCGGTGACGACGACATGAGGGAGACATGGGAAACTCTGCGGGAGCTGGGGGCGTTTCTTCGCCAGGTGAGCGGTGGCGGAGCCAAGGTACCCAGGTGTGTGGGCCAGGTGTGGGGGGAAGGTACACAGGCGAGGCAGAAGAGGGTCAGGGGTGGCGACAGGCAGAGAGCCAGGGAGGTGGAGGCACGGATTCGCCAGGCTGGGCTGACACCGCCCTCCCTGATGAAGCGCTCTGCCTCATTGGCTAAGCTGGGCTGCTTAGACCTGTCGGCCAATGACCTGAGCAATTGGGATATTAGCCCCACCTCTCCGGCGACACCCGCTGTGGAACTTCTCCTTCCTTCCACAGAAGCTGACGAGTCCTCCAGGAAACTGAGGGTGCTGTTCCACAATGCCCTATGTCCTTCTGTCTCGACCAGCAGGCAAGAGTCCCTCACCAACAGAGCGGAGAGGCCTTGTGAGAGCGGGGACACACCCTCAGAACACTTGCATTCTCCTACGTCCAATCAAGGCTGGCAGAAGGAGAAACATCCTGACTCTGGCCATGCCCTCTCCCTAACGTCTGACCTGATCTCCGTGGCAACACGACAGCAGTATGGAAGGACACACCCCCTACGTAGGCTGAAGAAACGGACTGTCAGCACCCTCTACCACACTATGTGa
- the LOC139388310 gene encoding protein phosphatase Slingshot homolog 2b isoform X1 translates to MPPGVVAPSPRSSPVRCFYALRPYFIEDSVISQSKIDQLISESFLTVKGAALFLPRGNGSSPTSASRFAQLRSKHAGDLQQHLQTMFTLLRPEDNIKLAVRLESTVYQGTRYMVVVSTNGRQDTEESLVLGMDFSPADSSCSVGLVLPLWSDSLIHLDGDGGFSVSTDNRIHVFKPVSVQAMWSALQSLHKACEVARCHNYFPGSLFLTWVSYYQSRVSSDQSRINEWNAMQDVQSHRADSPVMFSDVPTERERTERLIKTRLREIMMHKDLENVTCKEIRTELEVHMVCNLCEFKEYIDKEMILILGQMDSPTEIFDHVYLGSEWNASNLEELQNSGVQYILNVTREIDNFFPGVFEYHNIRVYDEEATDLLAYWNDTYKFISRARKAGAKCLVHCKMGVSRSASTVIAYAMKEYGWDLERAFNYVKERRAVTKPNPSFMRQLEEYQGILLASKQRHNKLWRSHSDSDLSEHHEPLCKTVQHPHTLGRSDPRNQGNSPAAPSLQELLQPLGSPSNTGQVVRSISECGTPSSAGKVVQSSSQPNATATQENNLDTNQETRTDALLTSTTGDQSLGTGDQSLGTGDQSLGTGDQSLGTGDQSLGTGDQNRSTAAATTASTGSQAHGESVCSQSPPLSNGLCDYEEDHSTPLPQPRAATVVPDISTVTMAETVPVRRPHPPPIQHHLVSPAALPTSSDEDETPKAKEPSTTLPKEKYCQLQVTPSVPESSSMTPETSTQTAGPQEPSTPVPDKKLDCDERLPGASLDSSASQQPSSIEVLIISQPSAPPQDPALEAEGSSALGTDHINFFSAREKFQGLTQDGRTRCLSDQALQQTPQPIPRDPGQEQQQQEDPSVGATGEGEEEEVEERKRESIVSVHLIVTELESMTHTVAPPSQPEPTASQDHEVGQSNQEVEGKDAESQQEVDVVKEEVKDEAEEMEAVSHSPPAPHSADWAMGSVRRVTQQLEQRMRQDSPSPPPLPPTHPHRRSPLFPHSREHSPPASHPFPETNSNPQNAPLCPQGSEVSIVQEKGRGCSPMEEDGGQEAWREGLHEDSVQMHKHNLDGSLASTLHPTPMTPQHSSPITPLHPTLNSALAPLSSVDFLCLEGVTEFESGTDWDSLPGRGPPGDDDMRETWETLRELGAFLRQVSGGGAKVPRCVGQVWGEGTQARQKRVRGGDRQRAREVEARIRQAGLTPPSLMKRSASLAKLGCLDLSANDLSNWDISPTSPATPAVELLLPSTEADESSRKLRVLFHNALCPSVSTSRQESLTNRAERPCESGDTPSEHLHSPTSNQGWQKEKHPDSGHALSLTSDLISVATRQQYGRTHPLRRLKKRTVSTLYHTM, encoded by the exons tatCAGTGAGAGCTTCCTGACAGTGAAAGGTGCCGCCCTCTTCCTGCCCCGGGGAAATGGCTCCTCCCCTACCTCTGCTTCCCGCTTCGCTCAGCTCCGCAGCAAACATGCAG GTGACCTCCAGCAGCACCTGCAGACCATGTTCACTCTCCTCCGACCAGAGGACAACATCAAACTG gctgtCCGGTTGGAGAGTACCGTGTACCAGGGGACTCGTTACATGGTGGTGGTCTCCACTAACGGCCGTCAGGACACCGAGGAGAGCTTGGTGCTGGGTATGGACTTCAGTCCtgcagacag CTCGTGCTCGGTGGGGCTGGTTCTCCCTCTATGGAGCGACTCACTGATACACCTGGATGGAGACGG gGGTTTCAGTGTGTCCACTGATAACAGGATCCATGTATTCAAGCCGGTGTCGGTGCAGGCCATGTG gtcTGCTCTGCAGTCGCTCCACAAGGCGTGTGAGGTGGCTCGTTGCCATAACTACTTCCCCGGGAGCCTGTTCCTGACCTGGGTCAGCTACTACCAGAGCCGGGTCTCCTCTGACCAATCACGCATCAACGAGTGGAACGCCATGCAGGACGTCCAATCACATCGTGCCGACTCTCCCGTGATGTTCTCTGACGT gccgacggagagagagaggacagagcggCTCATCAAGACTCGTCTGAGAGAGATCATGATGCATAAAGACCTTGAGAATGTCACCtgcaaagag ATCCGCACAGAGCTGGAGGTGCACATGGTGTGTAACCTGTGTGAGTTTAAGGAGTACATAGACAAGGAGATGATCCTGATCCTGGGTCAGATGGACAGTCCCACTGAGATATTTGACCATGTTTACCTG GGCTCTGAGTGGAACGCATCCAATCTGGAAGAGCTGCAGAACAGTGG tGTGCAGTATATTCTGAACGTGACGAGGGAGATTGACAACTTCTTCCCAGGTGTGTTTGAGTATCATAACATCCGTGTGTATGATGAGGAGGCTACAGACCTGCTGGCCTATTGGAACGACACCTACAAGTTCATCTCCAGAGCCAG GAAAGCAGGAGCTAAGTGTTTGGTTCACTGTAAGATGGGTGTGAGTCGCTCTGCGTCCACGGTGATAGCCTACGCTATGAAGGAGTACGGCTGGGACCTGGAGAGAGCATTCAACTACGTTAAGGAGCGACGTGCTGTCACCAAACCTAACCCCTCCTTCATGAGACAGCTAGAGGAGTACCAGGGCATACTGCTGGCCAG TAAGCAGAGACACAACAAGCTGTGGCGTTCCCACTCGGACAGTGACCTATCGGAGCACCATGAGCCACTATGTAAGACCGTCCAACACCCCCACACCCTGGGCCGCTCCGACCCTCGTAACCAGGGTAACAGCCCCGCCGCCCCCTCCCTGCAGGAGCTGCTGCAGCCGCTGGGATCCCCCTCCAACACGGGCCAGGTGGTGCGGTCCATCTCTGAGTGTGGGACCCCTTCTAGTGCAGGGAAGGTGGTACAGTCCAGTAGCCAGCCCAATGCTACTGCTACCCAGGAGAATAATCTGGACACTAACCAGGAGACTAGGACTGATGCTCTGTTGACCTCCACAACTGGGGACCAGTCATTGGGTACTGGGGACCAGTCATTGGGTACTGGGGACCAGTCATTGGGTACTGGGGACCAGTCATTGGGTACTGGGGACCAGTCATTGGGTACTGGGGACCAGAATCGTTCAACAGCAGCAGCTACTACTGCCTCCACTGGTTCCCAGGCCCATGGGGAGTCTGTGTGTTCCCAGTCACCCCCTCTCTCCAACGGCCTGTGTGATTATGAAGAGGAccactcaacccctctccctCAGCCGCGGGCGGCCACTGTGGTGCCTGACATTTCCACTGTCACCATGGCGGAGACCGTGCCGGTCAGGCGCCCTCATCCGCCCCCTATCCAACACCACCTTGTCTCCCCCGCCGCCCTTCCAACCTCCTCCGATGAAGACGAGACTCCGAAAGCCAAGGAGCCGTCCACCACCTTGCCTAAGGAAAAATACTGCCAGCTGCAGGTGACACCATCCGTGCCTGAGTCATCGTCGATGACCCCGGAAACAAGCACACAAACTGCAGGACCACAAGAGCCGTCCACACCAGTGCCTGACAAGAAACTAGACTGTGACGAGCGGTTACCTGGGGCATCATTGGATAGTTCAGCATCCCAACAACCCTCCAGTATTGAGGTACTCATCATTAGCCAGCCCAGTGCCCCCCCTCAGGACCCTGCTCTCGAGGCGGAGGGGTCCTCGGCTCTCGGGACAGACCACATCAACTTCTTCAGCGCCAGAGAGAAGTTCCAGGGCCTGACTCAGGATGGGAGGACCCGTTGCCTTTCTGATCAGGCACTGCAGCAGACACCTCAGCCCATACCCAGGGATCCAggacaggagcagcagcagcaggaggaccCCTCTGTTGGGGCgactggggagggagaggaggaggaggtcgaggagaggaagagg GAGAGCATTGTCTCTGTTCACCTCATAGTCACAGAACTGGAGTCCATGACGCACACTGTGGCCCCTCCCAGCCAACCAGAGCCTACTGCTTCCCAGGACCACGAAGTGGGTCAGTCAAACCAGGAAGTAGAGGGCAAAGATGCAGAGTCACAGCAGGAAGTGGACGTTGTCAAAGAGGAAGTGAAGGACGAAGCAGAAGAGATGGAAGcagtctcccactctcctcccgcCCCTCACTCTGCTGATTGGGCGATGGGCTCTGTGCGCCGCGTCACCCAACAGCTGGAGCAGCGAATGAGGCAGGACTCCCCttccccacctcccctcccccccacccacccccatcgtcgctcccctctcttccctcactcaAGAGAACACTCCCCTCCTGCCTCTCACCCCTTCCCAGAGACAAACTCCAACCCCCAGAATGCACCACTCTGCcctcaggggtcagaggtcagcatTGTGCAGGAAAAGGGTCGGGGCTGTAGTCCTATGGAGGAAGATGGAGGACAGGAGGCTTGGAGAGAAGGTTTACATGAAGACAGTGTCCAAATGCACAAACACAACCTTGATGGCAGCCTTGCATCTACCCTCCACCCTACCCCCATGACCCCTCAACACTCTTCCCCCATCACCCCTCTCCATCCTACCCTAAACTCCGCCCTCGCCCCCCTCTCTTCAGTGGATTTCCTGTGTCTGGAGGGGGTGACAGAGTTTGAGTCGGGCACAGACTGGGACAGTCTCCCGGGTCGAGGACCCCCCGGTGACGACGACATGAGGGAGACATGGGAAACTCTGCGGGAGCTGGGGGCGTTTCTTCGCCAGGTGAGCGGTGGCGGAGCCAAGGTACCCAGGTGTGTGGGCCAGGTGTGGGGGGAAGGTACACAGGCGAGGCAGAAGAGGGTCAGGGGTGGCGACAGGCAGAGAGCCAGGGAGGTGGAGGCACGGATTCGCCAGGCTGGGCTGACACCGCCCTCCCTGATGAAGCGCTCTGCCTCATTGGCTAAGCTGGGCTGCTTAGACCTGTCGGCCAATGACCTGAGCAATTGGGATATTAGCCCCACCTCTCCGGCGACACCCGCTGTGGAACTTCTCCTTCCTTCCACAGAAGCTGACGAGTCCTCCAGGAAACTGAGGGTGCTGTTCCACAATGCCCTATGTCCTTCTGTCTCGACCAGCAGGCAAGAGTCCCTCACCAACAGAGCGGAGAGGCCTTGTGAGAGCGGGGACACACCCTCAGAACACTTGCATTCTCCTACGTCCAATCAAGGCTGGCAGAAGGAGAAACATCCTGACTCTGGCCATGCCCTCTCCCTAACGTCTGACCTGATCTCCGTGGCAACACGACAGCAGTATGGAAGGACACACCCCCTACGTAGGCTGAAGAAACGGACTGTCAGCACCCTCTACCACACTATGTGa